In the genome of Bradyrhizobium ottawaense, the window ACTACCGCGACGACATCCTGCGGTTGATGTTCATCTGCTGCCATCCGCAATTGCCGGCGACGCAGCAGATCGCGCTGGCGCTGCGCATCGTCTCGGGGCTTACCGTGAAGCAGATCGCGCGCGCCTTCCTGGTGTCGGACGCGGCGATGGAGCAGCGCATCACCCGCGCCAAGGCGAAGGTCGCGGAAGCCGGGACGCCGTTCGAAGCGCCCGGCGCAATCGAGCGCTCCGAGCGGCTCGCCGGTGTCGCGGCGATGATCTATTTGATCTTCAACGAGGGCTACTCGGCGAGCGGCGACACCGCGGAGATCCGCAAGCCGCTTTGCGAGGAGGCGATCCGGCTGGGGCGCCTGCTGCTCAGGCTGTTTCCGAGCGAGCCGGAGATCATGGGGCTCACGGCGCTCATCTTGCTGCAGCATGCACGCAGTGCCGCGCGCTTTGCCGCCGACGGCTCGCTGATCCTGCTGGACGACCAGGACCGTTCGCTTTGGAATGACACCATGATCGCGGAAGGGCTGGCGCTGATCGACAAGGCGATGCGCCACCGCCGCAGCGGGCCCTATCAGATCCAGGCCGCGATCGCCGCGCTGCATGCCCGCGCGTCGACGCCGGAGGAAACCGACTGGACGCAGATCGACCTGCTCTATGGCGCACTGGAAGTTGTGCAGCCGTCTCCCGTGGTGACGCTCAACCGCGCGGTCGCGGTCTCCAAGGTGCGGGGGCCGCAAGCCGCGCTCGATCTGATCGAGCCGCTTGCGCCGAAGCTCTCCAACTACTTCCATTTCTACGGCGTGCGCGGCGCCTTCCTGATGCAACTCGGCCGCAACGAGGAGGCGCGTGTCGCCTTCGACCGCGCCATCGCGCTTGCCAACACGTCCGCAGAAGCGGCCCACATCCGCATGCACATCGATCGCCTGATCCGGGACAGCCAGCCGAAGGCTGGCGCGCGGCAGGGTGCGAAAGTGAAGTGACGCCGCACGCGTCATTCCGGGATGGTCCGAAGGGCCAGACCTCAGGTGCGCACTGGCGCACCGGGGAATCTCGAGATTCTCAGGTGCGCAACAGCGCACCATAGTTCACCCTTCGGGTGCCCCGGAATGACGGCAGAATAATTTCGTCTTCAATTGTCGGCCTCCGCCGTTCCCGTTCGTCCTAAGCCCGTATCCACGGAGCTCCTCATGCTGAAAGCCGTTGCCGTCATCGCCATCCTGCTCGCCGCCGGACTTGCGGGCGTCCTCGCCTTTGCCCTGACAAAACCTGACACGTTCCGCGTCGAGCGGAGCCTCGCGGTGAAGGCGCAGGCCGGTGCGATCTATCCGCAGGTCGCCGATTTCCGCCGCTGGACCAACTGGTCCCCCTATGAGACCCGCGATCCCGCCATGAAGCGCACCTTCGGTGGATCTGAGGGAGGCAAGGGCGCGACCTATGCCTGGGACGGCAACAACAATGTCGGCGCCGGCCGCATGGAGATCCTCGAGGCGACGGGGCCGTCCAAGCTTCGCATCAAGCTCGATTTCGAGCGGCCGTTCGAAGGTCACAACACCGCCGAGTTCACCTTTGTGCCGCAAGGCGATGCCACTCTGGTCACATGGGCGATGTACGGTCCGGCTCCGTTCATGTCCAAGATCATGCAGGTGTTCATCAACATGGACAGCATGATCGGCAAGGATTTCGATGCCGGCCTCGCCAGCCTGAAGAAGCTGACCGAGAAGCAATAAGCCTCACTGCAAACGAAGAGGAGAGAAACGATGCTCAACGCTTATCTGTTCTATCAGGACACCTGCGAAGCTGCGTTCAACTTCTACGCCAAGGTCCTGGGCGGCAAGATCGACGCCATGATGCGGTCATCGGACGCGCCGCCGGACATGCCCGCCGCGCCCGGCCGCGAGAAGATGATCATGCACGCGCGAATGTCGTTGCCCGACGGCAGCGTGCTGATGGCTTCCGACGCGCCGCCGGAGCATTTCGCCAAGCCACAAGGTTTTTCGATCTCGTTCACGGTCAAGGATCCCGCAGATGGCGAGCGTAAATTCAACGCGCTCGCCGATGGCGGCACCGTCACCATGCCGTTCAGCAAGACGTTCTGGGCCAAGGGCTTTGGCATGTGCGTCGACAAGTTCGGCATTCCCTGGATGGTGAACTGCCCGGCCGAAGGGATGTGACAGGCGCGACCGCCTGCATGATCTGTTGAGTCCGCAATCCCCTCTCTGCACTGTCGCGCGAGAGGGGACGCCTGGATTTATCGCGTCATATCCGGATCGGTCGTGCGCTCGCTCAACGGATCGATCCGGTCGCGTCCTCGCTTTGCTGCGGCGGCTGAACGCAGCGAGGGCAGATCACGAGCTTGGTGCCGAGCTGCTTGTCGTTCTCGGCTTCGATCTCGTCATGGACCGCCCACCACGCCTCCGAGTATGGCCGCAAGGTGCCGAGCACTCGTTGCCGCTCCTGATTGGGATCACTTGCCGCGGGCGCGGGGTTCGTCGCGCGCCGCTTGGCGGCATGCGGGCGGTTCGAGCCTTTGTTGGGGTCCTGGCCGAGGCCATCCCATGCGATCGGGCGGCGCTCCTGCGCCGGTGCGACTGCACATCCAAGCAGCGCTGTGCAGAAAGTAAGCAAAATGAAGCCGCGTCGTATCATGCCGGACCCAAAGTTCGATGCGCAATGCGCAAGCTTCCGCACGGGAAACTTGCATCGTGTCGGTCAAATGGAACTTAAGGCAAACGATTGGCCGGCGTGGCCGAGGAATGAACGCGCGATTCGCATCACTTTGCGGGAGCAGTGAGGCCGCTTCGTGAAACCATGCGGACTGCATCGCACAACAATTGACGCAATATTGGGCTGTAATCTGCACGTCAGAATCGCTATTGGTGACTCACAAAATCTAAAAAGCTGGGGTGGACGTCACTTGGAAGGGGAGCGACCGATGGCGGCGGCGCTACAGATCAATTTTGCCCTGTGGGGGATGCTTATCTGCGTCAGCATGAAGCTGGGGCCGGTGATCCAGACTCTTTATTGACGGCAGCCAAAGTGTAATGGCGTGGAGACCCCGGTGCGCACATTGGGTGCGAGCACAGGGAACCTGCCGTGTGGCCTCGGGCCGGCCAGGCCAATGCCTTTGATGTGACGTGACGCGGTTCACAGAACTCATTCACGTCACATGCGTGGCGGCTGCCACATTCGTCAGCGGCAGCGCGGATAGATCGCGGCGAGATCGCGCCCCTTGAGCAAGAGTAGCCGCGAAGTGAGGCCGCCACGGCGGCTGATCCAGTCGCGCACTGGGCCGGGATAGGCGGCAAGCACCGCGACCGATG includes:
- a CDS encoding RNA polymerase sigma factor: MSETDTAWIETALTSARPQAVGALLRYFRDLDTAEEAFQNASLRALKTWPQNGPPRDPAAWLIMVGRNAAIDEVRRTRKQQPLPEDDQAISDLDDAEGALAERLDGSHYRDDILRLMFICCHPQLPATQQIALALRIVSGLTVKQIARAFLVSDAAMEQRITRAKAKVAEAGTPFEAPGAIERSERLAGVAAMIYLIFNEGYSASGDTAEIRKPLCEEAIRLGRLLLRLFPSEPEIMGLTALILLQHARSAARFAADGSLILLDDQDRSLWNDTMIAEGLALIDKAMRHRRSGPYQIQAAIAALHARASTPEETDWTQIDLLYGALEVVQPSPVVTLNRAVAVSKVRGPQAALDLIEPLAPKLSNYFHFYGVRGAFLMQLGRNEEARVAFDRAIALANTSAEAAHIRMHIDRLIRDSQPKAGARQGAKVK
- a CDS encoding SRPBCC family protein, producing the protein MLKAVAVIAILLAAGLAGVLAFALTKPDTFRVERSLAVKAQAGAIYPQVADFRRWTNWSPYETRDPAMKRTFGGSEGGKGATYAWDGNNNVGAGRMEILEATGPSKLRIKLDFERPFEGHNTAEFTFVPQGDATLVTWAMYGPAPFMSKIMQVFINMDSMIGKDFDAGLASLKKLTEKQ
- a CDS encoding VOC family protein: MLNAYLFYQDTCEAAFNFYAKVLGGKIDAMMRSSDAPPDMPAAPGREKMIMHARMSLPDGSVLMASDAPPEHFAKPQGFSISFTVKDPADGERKFNALADGGTVTMPFSKTFWAKGFGMCVDKFGIPWMVNCPAEGM